From a single Gemmatimonadota bacterium genomic region:
- a CDS encoding amidohydrolase has product MRFARSPRIRPFAPIRRIAPFAVGVALLGAGGPALGAQQTREEVIAALDARADHITGVAMRIWDLAEVGFLETESSGLLQGELAEAGFQVETGVAGMPTAFVATWGAGSPVIGILAEFDALPGINQDAVPNRQPIEGKAAGHACGHHLFGTASTHAAIAAKEWLEATGTTGTIRLYGTPAEEGGSGKVYMARDGLFSDVDVVISWHAGDSNYAGPNTNLAVKSAKFRYSGVSSHAAAAPERGRSALDGVEALDYMVNLMREHVPQQTRIHYVITSGGSAPNVVPDFAEVYYYVRHPDPEVVKDVFDRIVQASEGAALGTGTTVEHEVIAGAFNRLPNVALQEVMHRNLEAVGGIHYDEKERAFAEAIRESFNNPPPMDQAWAIQPFEFEQTYASADTGDITWLVPSANLSTATWVPGTSAHSWQAIAAGGTSIGAKGMMVAAKVLALTALDLYQSPQAVTAARAEFEERRGPNFTYEPLLGDRDPPLDYRRSVSSR; this is encoded by the coding sequence GTGAGATTCGCCCGGTCCCCCCGCATCCGTCCCTTCGCCCCCATTCGGCGTATTGCCCCGTTCGCAGTAGGAGTGGCGCTCCTCGGCGCTGGAGGCCCGGCGCTGGGTGCGCAGCAGACCCGTGAGGAGGTGATCGCGGCGCTGGACGCACGTGCCGATCACATCACGGGCGTGGCCATGCGCATCTGGGATCTCGCTGAGGTCGGCTTCCTGGAGACCGAAAGCTCGGGGCTTCTCCAGGGCGAGCTGGCCGAGGCCGGCTTCCAGGTGGAGACCGGAGTCGCCGGCATGCCCACCGCGTTCGTGGCGACCTGGGGTGCTGGGAGCCCCGTCATCGGCATCCTGGCCGAGTTCGACGCGCTTCCCGGGATCAATCAGGACGCCGTCCCCAACCGCCAGCCGATCGAGGGGAAGGCCGCCGGCCACGCCTGCGGGCACCATCTGTTCGGCACGGCCTCCACCCATGCGGCCATCGCCGCCAAGGAATGGCTGGAAGCCACCGGTACCACCGGGACCATCCGCCTGTACGGCACGCCCGCCGAGGAGGGCGGGTCCGGCAAGGTGTACATGGCCCGAGACGGGCTCTTCAGCGACGTGGACGTGGTCATCTCCTGGCATGCAGGAGACTCGAACTACGCGGGCCCCAACACCAACCTGGCCGTGAAGTCCGCGAAGTTCCGCTACTCGGGCGTGTCCTCCCACGCCGCAGCGGCGCCCGAGCGCGGGCGCTCCGCGTTGGACGGCGTGGAGGCCCTCGACTACATGGTCAATCTGATGCGCGAACACGTTCCGCAGCAGACGCGCATCCACTACGTCATCACGTCGGGCGGAAGCGCGCCCAATGTCGTGCCCGACTTCGCGGAGGTGTACTACTACGTGCGCCACCCCGACCCGGAGGTGGTCAAGGACGTGTTTGATCGCATCGTGCAGGCGTCGGAAGGCGCGGCGCTGGGGACCGGCACTACGGTCGAGCACGAGGTGATCGCCGGCGCGTTCAACCGACTCCCCAACGTGGCGCTGCAGGAGGTCATGCATCGCAACCTGGAGGCGGTGGGCGGCATCCACTACGACGAGAAGGAACGTGCCTTCGCAGAGGCCATTCGCGAGTCGTTCAACAACCCGCCGCCGATGGACCAGGCCTGGGCCATCCAGCCCTTCGAGTTCGAGCAGACCTACGCATCGGCGGATACGGGGGACATCACCTGGCTCGTGCCCTCCGCGAATCTCAGCACGGCCACCTGGGTGCCGGGCACCTCCGCGCACAGCTGGCAGGCCATCGCGGCTGGCGGCACCAGCATCGGGGCCAAGGGCATGATGGTCGCCGCCAAGGTGCTGGCTCTCACCGCGCTCGACCTCTATCAGAGCCCACAGGCGGTCACTGCGGCGCGCGCGGAGTTCGAGGAGCGCCGAGGGCCGAACTTCACCTACGAGCCACTGCTGGGCGACCGCGATCCGCCACTGGACTACCGGAGGTCCGTGTCCAGCCGCTAG
- a CDS encoding alpha/beta fold hydrolase, translated as MGITARVPGIRGHRVLRALTGPVVTVVALAAAVAAGCGAQPAGVGGPAPEGSPPTEAPSLSAGDHAFTLVHDGRARRYVVHVPTAVADSPALVMALHGGGGTADQFKSENGMDEVADRNGFVAVYPDGTGAFDGRLYTWNSGHNCCGYALDQKVDDVGFLLAVLNDLARRQRYDDHRIYVTGHSNGAMMAYRLAAEAADRVAAVVPVGGAMALSAPAPTRPVPLLHIHSVDDPRALYEGGEGPPFPLTNRSVPHERVMDGLDFWADRNGCRPEPVPVEQRTGQLGNRGQTLTRLRWSGCTDGATVEHLRFTGVGHGWPGVEVGRMWQRLLGPSTTMVNASEEVWAFASRFRR; from the coding sequence ATGGGCATCACCGCTCGGGTGCCCGGGATTCGTGGCCACAGGGTCCTGCGCGCGCTGACAGGCCCCGTCGTGACGGTCGTCGCCTTGGCGGCGGCCGTCGCGGCTGGCTGCGGCGCGCAGCCGGCCGGAGTGGGTGGACCGGCCCCCGAGGGGAGCCCTCCCACGGAGGCCCCGAGCCTGTCGGCCGGCGACCATGCGTTCACGCTGGTACACGACGGTCGCGCCCGACGCTACGTCGTGCACGTCCCCACCGCCGTCGCAGACTCGCCGGCTCTGGTGATGGCACTGCATGGCGGAGGTGGAACCGCCGATCAGTTCAAATCCGAGAACGGGATGGACGAGGTCGCGGACCGCAACGGGTTCGTGGCGGTGTATCCCGACGGGACCGGAGCGTTCGACGGTCGACTCTACACCTGGAACTCAGGCCACAACTGCTGCGGCTATGCGCTCGATCAGAAGGTCGACGACGTGGGGTTCCTCCTCGCCGTGCTCAATGACCTGGCACGCCGCCAACGCTACGACGACCACCGCATCTACGTGACCGGGCACTCGAACGGTGCGATGATGGCCTACCGACTCGCCGCAGAGGCAGCGGACCGGGTGGCGGCCGTGGTTCCGGTCGGTGGAGCGATGGCGTTGAGTGCTCCCGCGCCGACCCGTCCGGTGCCGCTGCTCCACATCCACAGCGTCGACGACCCGCGGGCGCTCTACGAAGGCGGCGAAGGTCCGCCGTTCCCCCTCACCAACCGTAGCGTCCCCCACGAGCGCGTCATGGACGGCCTCGACTTCTGGGCGGACCGCAACGGCTGCCGGCCAGAGCCGGTGCCGGTGGAGCAGCGGACGGGGCAGCTCGGCAATCGCGGGCAGACTCTCACGCGTCTCCGGTGGAGCGGGTGCACGGACGGCGCGACCGTCGAGCATCTGCGCTTCACTGGCGTCGGCCACGGTTGGCCCGGCGTCGAGGTCGGGCGCATGTGGCAGCGGCTGCTGGGACCGTCCACCACCATGGTGAACGCCTCGGAGGAAGTCTGGGCGTTCGCCTCGCGATTCAGGCGGTAG